A region from the Pseudonocardia petroleophila genome encodes:
- a CDS encoding ArsR/SmtB family transcription factor, translated as MAQYSTELDGVLVALADPTRRDVVRRLGRGPSSVGDLAGGFPMTLPSFMKHLRVLETTGLISTAKHGRVRTCTLRPGRLALVDDWLAEQRRIWEGRTDRLEQLLTDPTEERR; from the coding sequence GTGGCACAGTATTCGACCGAGCTCGACGGCGTGCTCGTCGCGCTCGCCGACCCGACGCGGCGCGACGTCGTCAGGCGCCTGGGCCGCGGCCCGTCGAGCGTCGGCGACCTCGCCGGCGGGTTCCCGATGACCCTGCCGTCGTTCATGAAGCACCTGCGGGTGCTGGAGACCACCGGCCTGATCAGCACGGCCAAGCACGGCCGGGTGCGCACCTGCACGCTGCGCCCCGGCCGGCTCGCGCTCGTCGACGACTGGCTCGCCGAGCAGCGCCGCATCTGGGAGGGCCGCACCGACCGGCTCGAGCAGCTCCTCACCGACCCCACGGAGGAACGACGATGA
- a CDS encoding alpha-ketoglutarate-dependent dioxygenase AlkB: protein MDLAWQPSLLDGPAIEVDAGFPALRRRELGDGAWVDHAPAWLHGADALFADLLATTPWGAQRQVRMYDRVLPEPRLTHRWESGEAPDPLRAMAARLGERYGVAFTQVGVNLYRDGADSVAWHGDRVARELPSSTVALVSLGAVRPFRLRPSPLGRPHGGGASVGFLPGPGDLLVMGGSCQRTWQHAVPKCAVAGPRISIQFRHAHQR from the coding sequence GTGGACCTCGCCTGGCAGCCCTCGCTCCTCGACGGACCCGCGATCGAGGTCGACGCCGGGTTCCCCGCGCTGCGCCGCCGCGAGCTGGGCGACGGCGCCTGGGTCGACCACGCACCCGCCTGGCTGCACGGCGCCGACGCCCTGTTCGCCGATCTCCTGGCCACCACGCCGTGGGGTGCGCAGCGCCAGGTCCGGATGTACGACCGCGTGCTCCCCGAGCCGCGGCTGACGCACCGCTGGGAGTCCGGCGAGGCCCCGGACCCGTTGCGCGCGATGGCGGCGCGGCTGGGGGAGCGCTACGGCGTCGCGTTCACGCAGGTCGGCGTCAACCTCTACCGCGACGGGGCCGACAGCGTCGCCTGGCACGGCGACCGGGTGGCGCGCGAGCTGCCGTCGTCGACCGTCGCGCTCGTGTCGCTGGGCGCGGTGCGCCCGTTCCGGCTGCGCCCGTCCCCGCTGGGCCGTCCCCACGGCGGCGGGGCGTCGGTCGGGTTCCTCCCCGGCCCGGGCGACCTGCTGGTCATGGGCGGGTCGTGCCAGCGCACCTGGCAGCACGCCGTGCCGAAGTGCGCGGTCGCGGGCCCGCGGATCAGCATCCAGTTCCGCCACGCCCACCAGCGCTGA
- a CDS encoding ester cyclase, which translates to MTSTDAAVRSIHLMARGSLAEFAEVVHPDAVNREAVAEPPACRGRGPAAFHATAEWMRGIFDDLAWEVHETAVDGDLVVVRTTMSGRQTGTFVGYGADGRPEQAFPATGRSFATTQTHWFRVVDGKVVEHWANRDDLGTSRQLGWSPPSPAYLVRMLLATRRARRTVSP; encoded by the coding sequence GTGACCAGTACCGACGCCGCCGTCCGCTCGATCCACCTGATGGCCCGCGGGTCGCTCGCCGAGTTCGCGGAGGTGGTGCATCCCGACGCCGTCAACCGCGAGGCCGTCGCCGAGCCGCCCGCCTGCCGCGGCCGGGGGCCCGCGGCCTTCCACGCGACCGCGGAGTGGATGCGCGGGATCTTCGACGACCTGGCCTGGGAGGTCCACGAGACGGCGGTCGACGGCGACCTGGTCGTCGTGCGCACGACCATGTCCGGGCGCCAGACCGGCACGTTCGTCGGCTACGGCGCCGACGGCCGCCCGGAGCAGGCGTTCCCGGCCACCGGCCGGTCCTTCGCGACCACCCAGACGCACTGGTTCCGCGTCGTGGACGGGAAGGTCGTGGAGCACTGGGCGAACCGCGACGACCTGGGCACGTCGCGGCAGCTCGGCTGGTCGCCCCCGTCCCCCGCCTACCTCGTCCGCATGCTGCTGGCGACGCGGCGGGCCCGACGAACAGTGAGCCCTTGA
- a CDS encoding response regulator transcription factor, with translation MAQRRVLVVDDEPTIAASVAARLRSEGFAVDVARDGPSAMAAFEAVEPDLVVLDVMLPGFDGLEVCRRIQARRPIPVLMLTARDAETDLLVGLAVGADDYLTKPFSIRELAARVHALLRRVDRARERAETRIVLGELEIDTATRHVSRAGTAAHLTPLEFDLLVHLAGRPRTVVSREALLATVWGWSDGAGARTVDSHVKALRRKLGADLIRTVHGVGYACEVPA, from the coding sequence ATGGCTCAGCGCAGGGTTCTGGTCGTCGACGACGAGCCGACGATCGCCGCGTCCGTGGCGGCGCGGCTGCGGTCCGAGGGGTTCGCGGTCGACGTGGCGCGGGACGGGCCGTCGGCCATGGCGGCGTTCGAGGCCGTCGAGCCGGACCTCGTCGTGCTCGACGTCATGCTCCCCGGCTTCGACGGGCTCGAGGTGTGCCGCCGCATCCAGGCCCGGCGCCCGATCCCGGTGCTGATGCTCACCGCGCGCGACGCCGAGACCGACCTGCTCGTCGGGCTCGCCGTCGGCGCCGACGACTACCTGACCAAGCCGTTCTCCATCCGTGAGCTGGCCGCGCGGGTGCACGCGCTGCTGCGCCGCGTGGACCGGGCCCGGGAGCGCGCGGAGACCCGCATCGTGCTGGGCGAGCTGGAGATCGACACCGCGACCCGGCACGTCAGCCGGGCCGGGACCGCCGCGCACCTGACGCCGCTGGAGTTCGACCTGCTCGTGCACCTGGCCGGGCGCCCGCGCACCGTCGTCTCGCGGGAGGCGCTGCTGGCGACGGTGTGGGGCTGGTCGGACGGCGCGGGCGCCCGGACCGTCGACTCGCACGTCAAGGCGCTGCGCCGCAAGCTCGGCGCCGACCTCATCCGGACCGTGCACGGCGTCGGCTACGCGTGCGAGGTGCCCGCGTGA
- a CDS encoding SRPBCC domain-containing protein, translating to MNPDLDLTLQRVIRAPRDAVWSAWTDPSRLEQWWIPAPTVCRVERLEVRPGGAFVTQMSEDGQRFDPHMEAVFLVVDDGERIVFTNAIDSAWRPALPAPVPMTAEITLGEHPDGTDYRILVRHGNPADRARHAELGFAEGWGSVAGQLAAFVERTAVGSGR from the coding sequence ATGAACCCCGATCTCGACCTGACCCTGCAGCGCGTCATCCGCGCCCCGCGCGACGCCGTGTGGAGCGCGTGGACCGATCCGTCCCGCCTGGAGCAGTGGTGGATCCCGGCCCCGACGGTGTGCCGCGTCGAGCGCCTGGAGGTCCGGCCCGGCGGCGCGTTCGTGACGCAGATGAGCGAGGACGGGCAGCGGTTCGACCCGCACATGGAGGCGGTCTTCCTCGTCGTCGACGACGGGGAGCGGATCGTGTTCACGAACGCGATCGACAGCGCCTGGCGACCCGCCCTCCCCGCCCCGGTGCCCATGACGGCCGAGATCACGCTGGGCGAGCACCCGGACGGCACCGACTACCGGATCCTCGTCCGGCACGGGAACCCGGCCGACCGGGCCCGGCACGCGGAGCTCGGGTTCGCCGAGGGCTGGGGGTCGGTCGCCGGGCAGCTCGCCGCG
- a CDS encoding DUF4153 domain-containing protein has protein sequence MSAPVDLTKAPAAPPEGLLPPTPPLFPVRWAGPSAPAPRAVLGAAVAGGAGLAVAVPEDAPGVGWVVAALVLAATTWVIRRPPHPVDAAWGLLAVALAGVAAVRDAEWLVSICLPAACAAGSLAVGGRSFRGVVTGALVLPVAALRGLRWAGRGLSVARVDLRLALSAVVGTGLVAVFGALLASADAAFSGLVDGLLPAWDVDGVARVLWLSGLGAAGTVGACFLLVAPPDPPQPRLVPPSRLRPVEWALPVGSLVGLFAVFVAVQFATLFGSDAHVLGTTGLTYAEYARSGFWQLLAVTVLALGVIVLGARWAPRRAGRRGLLGALAVLSLVIVASALSRMWLYQEAYGFTVLRLLVLACELWLGLGFLLVLGTVLARRPRRPLRGMVVAGAVALVALAGLDPERFVAEQNVARYAATGQVDVAYLAELSADAVPALAGLPEPLRTCALGPIAARTGSGGDWRSANVSRARAEGVLAGVTPSRGCVSPY, from the coding sequence GTGAGCGCGCCCGTCGACCTGACGAAGGCGCCCGCCGCGCCGCCGGAGGGCCTGCTGCCCCCGACCCCTCCCCTGTTCCCGGTGCGCTGGGCCGGCCCGTCCGCGCCCGCACCGCGGGCGGTGCTGGGGGCCGCGGTCGCCGGAGGGGCGGGGCTCGCGGTCGCGGTGCCCGAGGACGCCCCCGGGGTCGGCTGGGTCGTCGCCGCGCTGGTGCTGGCCGCGACGACCTGGGTGATCCGCCGCCCGCCGCACCCCGTCGACGCCGCGTGGGGGCTGCTCGCCGTCGCGCTCGCCGGGGTGGCCGCCGTCCGCGACGCGGAGTGGCTGGTCTCGATCTGCCTGCCGGCGGCGTGCGCGGCGGGGTCGCTCGCCGTCGGCGGGCGCTCCTTCCGCGGCGTCGTCACCGGTGCGCTGGTGCTGCCGGTGGCGGCGCTGCGGGGCCTGCGCTGGGCCGGTCGCGGCCTGTCCGTGGCGCGCGTCGACCTGCGGCTGGCGCTCTCCGCGGTCGTCGGGACCGGGCTGGTCGCGGTCTTCGGGGCGCTGCTCGCCTCGGCCGACGCCGCGTTCTCCGGTCTCGTCGACGGGCTGCTCCCCGCCTGGGACGTCGACGGCGTCGCGCGGGTGCTCTGGCTGTCCGGGCTGGGCGCGGCGGGCACGGTCGGCGCCTGCTTCCTGCTCGTCGCCCCGCCGGACCCGCCGCAGCCGCGGCTCGTGCCGCCGTCGCGGCTGCGGCCGGTGGAGTGGGCCCTGCCCGTCGGGTCGCTGGTGGGGCTGTTCGCGGTGTTCGTCGCGGTGCAGTTCGCCACGCTCTTCGGCTCCGACGCCCACGTGCTCGGCACGACCGGGCTCACCTACGCCGAGTACGCCCGCAGCGGCTTCTGGCAGCTCCTCGCGGTGACGGTCCTCGCGCTCGGCGTGATCGTCCTGGGGGCCCGCTGGGCGCCGCGGCGGGCCGGGCGGCGCGGCCTGCTCGGGGCGCTCGCCGTGCTGTCGCTGGTGATCGTCGCGTCGGCGCTGAGCCGGATGTGGCTCTACCAGGAGGCCTACGGGTTCACGGTGCTGCGGCTGCTCGTCCTGGCCTGCGAGCTGTGGCTCGGGCTCGGGTTCCTGCTCGTGCTCGGCACGGTGCTGGCCCGGCGCCCGCGGCGGCCGCTGCGCGGGATGGTCGTCGCCGGGGCGGTCGCGCTGGTGGCGCTGGCCGGGCTCGACCCGGAGCGCTTCGTCGCCGAGCAGAACGTGGCGCGGTACGCGGCGACCGGGCAGGTCGACGTCGCCTACCTCGCGGAGCTCTCGGCCGACGCGGTGCCGGCGCTGGCCGGGCTGCCCGAGCCGCTGCGGACCTGCGCGCTCGGCCCGATCGCGGCGCGCACGGGGTCCGGGGGCGACTGGCGGTCGGCGAACGTCAGCCGGGCGCGGGCCGAGGGCGTGCTGGCGGGGGTCACCCCGTCGCGGGGCTGCGTGTCGCCGTACTGA
- a CDS encoding vWA domain-containing protein produces the protein MDTAVRIAHDHGLPGHLVDFVAALRRHGVAVGPGETVDAARVLGALDLMHREHLREGLAAALLRRSGQRQVFDTLFELYFPAALGAGSGEVEVPRVDDAEDGPVDVDALRDILADLLRDGDTDALAELARAVVDALGNSGAQGNGIRGAGGQPSWSAYQALRMLSPETLLARIMDELRAGGGEEGGFADEVLRREIRDRIAAFRQMITDEVRRRTAETRGREQVAKTAVPKQTEQVEFLSAHAEQLTALRRTVHPLARRLASRLAVRRKHAKRGTLDMRRTLRRSMSTGGVPMRPAYRTRRPGRPELVILCDVSGSVAGFSHFTLLLVQALREQFSKVRVFAFVERADEVTHLFEPGAELSGVMQRVLREAELVAFDGHSDYGSSFGGFAEHWGEAITSKTSLLVLGDGRTNYRDPNLTVLRRLVGAARHAHWLNPEPRRQWGSGDSAALRYADVLPMHECRTAAQLADVVEALLPI, from the coding sequence ATGGACACCGCGGTGCGCATCGCCCACGACCACGGCCTGCCCGGCCACCTGGTCGACTTCGTGGCCGCCCTGCGCCGGCACGGCGTGGCCGTCGGGCCGGGGGAGACGGTCGACGCCGCGCGCGTGCTCGGCGCGCTGGACCTGATGCACCGCGAGCACCTGCGCGAGGGACTCGCGGCGGCGCTGCTGCGCCGCTCCGGGCAGCGCCAGGTGTTCGACACCCTCTTCGAGCTGTACTTCCCGGCCGCGCTCGGTGCCGGCAGCGGCGAGGTCGAGGTGCCGCGCGTCGACGACGCCGAGGACGGCCCCGTCGACGTCGACGCGCTGCGCGACATCCTGGCCGACCTGCTGCGCGACGGCGACACCGACGCGCTCGCGGAGCTGGCCCGCGCCGTCGTCGACGCGCTGGGCAACTCCGGAGCGCAGGGCAACGGGATCCGCGGGGCGGGCGGGCAGCCAAGCTGGTCGGCCTACCAGGCGCTGCGGATGCTCTCCCCGGAGACGCTGCTGGCCCGGATCATGGACGAGCTGCGGGCCGGCGGCGGCGAGGAGGGCGGCTTCGCCGACGAGGTGCTGCGCCGCGAGATCCGCGACCGGATCGCCGCGTTCCGGCAGATGATCACCGACGAGGTGCGCCGCCGGACGGCGGAGACGCGCGGCCGCGAGCAGGTGGCGAAGACGGCGGTGCCCAAGCAGACCGAGCAGGTCGAGTTCCTCTCCGCCCACGCGGAGCAGCTCACGGCGCTGCGCCGCACCGTGCACCCGCTCGCGCGGCGGCTCGCGAGCCGGCTCGCCGTGCGCCGCAAGCACGCGAAGCGCGGCACCCTGGACATGCGCCGCACGCTGCGCCGCTCGATGTCCACCGGCGGGGTCCCGATGCGCCCGGCGTACCGGACGCGCCGCCCCGGCCGCCCCGAGCTGGTGATCCTGTGCGACGTCTCCGGCTCCGTCGCCGGGTTCAGCCACTTCACGCTGCTGCTGGTGCAGGCCCTGCGCGAGCAGTTCTCCAAGGTGCGCGTGTTCGCCTTCGTCGAGCGCGCCGACGAGGTGACGCACCTGTTCGAGCCCGGGGCCGAGCTGTCCGGGGTCATGCAGCGGGTGCTGCGGGAGGCCGAGCTCGTCGCGTTCGACGGCCACAGCGACTACGGCAGCTCCTTCGGCGGCTTCGCCGAGCACTGGGGGGAGGCGATCACGTCGAAGACGTCGCTGCTGGTCCTCGGCGACGGCCGCACCAACTACCGCGACCCCAACCTCACGGTGCTCCGGCGGCTGGTCGGCGCGGCCCGGCACGCGCACTGGCTCAACCCCGAGCCGCGGCGGCAGTGGGGCAGCGGCGACTCCGCCGCCCTGCGCTACGCCGACGTCCTCCCCATGCACGAGTGCCGCACGGCCGCCCAGCTGGCCGATGTGGTGGAGGCCCTGCTCCCGATCTGA
- the nadD gene encoding nicotinate-nucleotide adenylyltransferase: MQRKIGVMGGTFDPIHHGHLVAASEVADRFGLDEVVFVPTGQPWQKGARPVSAAEERYLMTVVATASNPRFTVSRVDIDRGGPTYTKDTLTDLRAAMPDASLYFITGADALGAILSWRDVEDLFALAHFVGVTRPGYELEDDHLPDGAVTLVEVPAMAISSTDCRRRVAEGHPVWYLVPDGVVQYIAKRGLYREGDPA; this comes from the coding sequence GTGCAGCGGAAGATCGGTGTGATGGGTGGGACGTTCGACCCGATCCACCACGGCCACCTCGTGGCCGCCAGCGAGGTCGCCGACCGCTTCGGCCTGGACGAGGTCGTCTTCGTCCCCACCGGGCAGCCGTGGCAGAAGGGCGCTCGGCCGGTCAGCGCCGCCGAGGAGCGCTACCTGATGACGGTGGTCGCCACCGCGTCGAACCCGCGGTTCACCGTGAGCCGCGTCGACATCGACCGCGGCGGGCCGACCTACACCAAGGACACGCTCACCGACCTGCGGGCCGCGATGCCCGACGCGTCGCTGTACTTCATCACCGGCGCCGACGCGCTCGGGGCGATCCTGTCCTGGCGCGACGTCGAGGACCTGTTCGCCCTCGCGCACTTCGTCGGCGTCACCCGGCCCGGCTACGAGCTGGAGGACGACCACCTGCCCGACGGCGCCGTCACCCTCGTCGAGGTGCCCGCAATGGCCATCTCGTCCACCGACTGCCGGCGCCGGGTCGCGGAGGGGCACCCTGTCTGGTACCTGGTACCGGACGGCGTGGTGCAGTACATCGCGAAGCGGGGGCTCTACCGGGAGGGGGATCCGGCGTGA
- a CDS encoding HAMP domain-containing sensor histidine kinase → MRPLDRVRSIKLKISILLLASGGVGLAYLWFEFRWQPPISTTLVTIALVLLTAQVLGNGMTRPVREMIEAARAMASGDYSRRVRATSRDEVGQLAAAFNRMATDLEAADQQRRELIANVSHELRTPIAALQAVLENVVDGVAEPAALDTALAQTQRLGRLVTELLDLSRIDAGTSVLACRDGELEPLLADAVAEAGVTARMAGRGIAFRVDVPEGTTVHADPERLHQVLVNLLDNAARHGPPGSEVHVSGRREGGDIVIEVRDEGPGIAPEDRERVFGRFIRGERAVGGGTGLGLAIARWVVDLHGGRIAVAPSGPGCRIRVTLPGSGATVPA, encoded by the coding sequence ATGCGCCCGCTGGACCGGGTGCGGTCGATCAAGCTGAAGATCAGCATCCTGCTGCTCGCCTCCGGCGGGGTCGGCCTGGCGTACCTGTGGTTCGAGTTCCGCTGGCAGCCGCCGATCTCCACGACGCTGGTCACGATCGCGCTGGTGCTGCTCACCGCGCAGGTCCTCGGCAACGGGATGACGCGCCCGGTCCGCGAGATGATCGAGGCGGCGCGCGCGATGGCGTCGGGCGACTACTCCCGGCGCGTCCGCGCCACCTCCCGCGACGAGGTGGGCCAGCTCGCCGCCGCGTTCAACCGGATGGCGACCGACCTGGAGGCCGCCGACCAGCAGCGGCGCGAGCTGATCGCGAACGTCTCCCACGAGCTGCGCACGCCGATCGCGGCGCTGCAGGCGGTGCTGGAGAACGTCGTCGACGGGGTGGCCGAGCCCGCCGCGCTCGACACCGCGCTCGCCCAGACGCAGCGGCTGGGGCGGCTGGTCACCGAGCTGCTCGACCTGTCGCGGATCGACGCCGGCACCTCCGTGCTGGCGTGCCGCGACGGCGAGCTCGAGCCCCTGCTCGCCGACGCGGTGGCCGAGGCCGGGGTGACCGCGCGGATGGCCGGGCGCGGGATCGCGTTCCGCGTGGACGTCCCGGAGGGGACGACGGTGCACGCCGACCCGGAACGGCTGCACCAGGTGCTGGTCAACCTGCTCGACAACGCGGCGCGGCACGGACCGCCCGGCAGCGAGGTGCACGTCAGCGGACGGCGCGAGGGAGGGGACATCGTGATCGAGGTGCGCGACGAGGGCCCGGGGATCGCCCCGGAGGACCGGGAGCGGGTGTTCGGGCGGTTCATCCGCGGCGAGCGGGCCGTGGGCGGCGGGACGGGGCTGGGGCTGGCCATCGCCCGCTGGGTCGTCGACCTGCACGGGGGCCGGATCGCGGTCGCCCCCTCCGGCCCCGGGTGCCGCATCCGCGTGACCCTGCCCGGTTCCGGTGCGACGGTGCCGGCGTGA
- a CDS encoding M20/M25/M40 family metallo-hydrolase — protein MGTRAKLIAAVALVGLAASVVAIVASAPDCDDAAPADAAALVDCVTVDDVRAHQRALQDIADANGGNRASGTPGYDASVAYVAEQARAAGLTVTTRDFEFPFFQVESESLARGGQDYVAGTDFATMAFSGSGDVSGTAVPVDLQIPPAGSSTSGCEPADFDDFPPGAIALLQRGTCPFGVKAANAADAGARGAVIVNSGETPENSAVLQGTLGGPVAIPVVGATSALADELAEARVTLATVTVNETRSSTNVLAETTGGTGDRVLMVGAHLDSVPEGPGINDNGSGSAAILAVAQRMAAASTERTVRFAWWGSEELGLLGATDYVATLPGPEAERIDAYLNFDMVGSPNAVRFVYDGDDSDAEGAPAGPDGSAGIEDVFEAFYDGRGLAHEGTDFDGRSDYGPFIEAGIPAGGLFTGAEDVKTPEQAAAYGGEAGAAYDPCYHAACDTYDNVDVDVLDQNTDAIADAVFRLATAPPGT, from the coding sequence ATGGGGACCCGCGCGAAGCTCATCGCCGCCGTCGCACTCGTCGGGCTCGCGGCCTCGGTGGTGGCGATCGTGGCCTCCGCCCCGGACTGCGACGACGCCGCGCCCGCCGACGCCGCGGCGCTGGTCGACTGCGTCACCGTGGACGACGTCCGGGCCCACCAGCGCGCCCTGCAGGACATCGCCGACGCGAACGGCGGCAACCGCGCGTCGGGGACGCCGGGGTACGACGCCTCGGTCGCCTACGTCGCCGAGCAGGCCCGCGCGGCCGGGCTGACGGTCACGACGCGGGACTTCGAGTTCCCGTTCTTCCAGGTCGAGAGCGAGTCGCTGGCGCGAGGCGGGCAGGACTACGTCGCGGGCACCGACTTCGCGACGATGGCGTTCTCCGGCAGCGGCGACGTCAGCGGCACCGCGGTGCCCGTCGACCTGCAGATCCCGCCGGCCGGGTCGTCCACCAGCGGCTGCGAGCCCGCCGACTTCGACGACTTCCCCCCGGGCGCGATCGCGCTCCTGCAGCGCGGCACCTGCCCGTTCGGGGTCAAGGCGGCCAACGCGGCCGACGCGGGGGCGCGCGGTGCGGTGATCGTCAACTCCGGGGAGACGCCGGAGAACTCCGCGGTGCTGCAGGGCACCCTCGGCGGGCCGGTCGCGATCCCCGTCGTCGGGGCGACCTCCGCGCTGGCCGACGAGCTGGCCGAGGCCCGCGTCACGCTCGCGACCGTCACGGTGAACGAGACCCGCTCGTCCACCAACGTCCTCGCCGAGACCACCGGCGGCACGGGGGACCGCGTGCTGATGGTCGGCGCCCACCTCGACTCGGTGCCCGAGGGGCCCGGCATCAACGACAACGGCAGCGGCAGCGCCGCGATCCTCGCCGTCGCGCAGCGGATGGCGGCCGCGTCGACCGAGCGCACCGTGCGGTTCGCCTGGTGGGGATCGGAGGAGCTGGGCCTGCTCGGCGCCACCGACTACGTCGCGACGCTGCCCGGCCCCGAGGCCGAGCGGATCGACGCCTACCTCAACTTCGACATGGTCGGCTCGCCCAACGCCGTCCGCTTCGTCTACGACGGCGACGACTCCGACGCCGAGGGCGCCCCCGCCGGCCCCGACGGCTCGGCGGGGATCGAGGACGTGTTCGAGGCCTTCTACGACGGGCGCGGGCTCGCCCACGAGGGCACCGACTTCGACGGCCGCTCCGACTACGGGCCGTTCATCGAGGCCGGCATCCCGGCGGGCGGGCTGTTCACCGGGGCGGAGGACGTGAAGACGCCGGAGCAGGCGGCCGCCTACGGCGGGGAGGCCGGGGCGGCGTACGACCCCTGCTACCACGCGGCGTGCGACACCTACGACAACGTCGACGTCGACGTGCTCGACCAGAACACCGACGCGATCGCCGACGCCGTCTTCCGCCTGGCCACGGCCCCGCCCGGCACCTGA
- a CDS encoding TetR/AcrR family transcriptional regulator: protein MARRYSSTLRAEQTAQARRRILDAAHAAFTGNGYAGTTLAGVAEAAGVSVQTVYNAVGGKPALLKAVYDVALAGDDEPVPMAQRPAVRAMLAAADGRECLALYAAAARAIGERTQPVLTVLLTAGEADLQALADTVEDERAAGTRAVAGHLAQRFGLRDGLAVEDAAAVLWALTAPDLADRLVRRRGWGWDRFEAWLGRTMADAVFSTATRSPATG from the coding sequence GTGGCCCGTCGCTACTCCTCGACCCTGCGCGCCGAGCAGACCGCGCAGGCCCGCCGGCGCATCCTCGACGCCGCGCACGCCGCGTTCACCGGCAACGGCTACGCGGGCACCACGCTGGCGGGTGTCGCGGAGGCGGCGGGGGTGAGCGTCCAGACCGTCTACAACGCGGTCGGTGGGAAGCCGGCGCTGCTCAAGGCGGTCTACGACGTGGCGCTCGCCGGTGACGACGAGCCGGTGCCGATGGCGCAGCGCCCCGCGGTGCGGGCGATGCTCGCCGCCGCCGACGGCCGCGAGTGCCTGGCCCTCTACGCGGCGGCGGCCCGCGCGATCGGCGAGCGCACCCAGCCGGTCCTCACGGTGCTGCTGACCGCGGGCGAGGCCGACCTGCAGGCGTTGGCCGACACCGTCGAGGACGAGCGGGCCGCGGGCACGCGGGCCGTCGCCGGACATCTGGCGCAGCGGTTCGGGCTGCGCGACGGGCTCGCCGTCGAGGACGCCGCGGCCGTGCTGTGGGCCCTCACCGCCCCCGACCTCGCCGACCGCCTGGTCCGCCGTCGCGGCTGGGGCTGGGACCGGTTCGAGGCCTGGCTGGGGCGGACGATGGCCGACGCCGTGTTCAGTACGGCGACACGCAGCCCCGCGACGGGGTGA
- a CDS encoding TetR/AcrR family transcriptional regulator: MTDEPGARDRILAAAEELFARDGFDATPTSRIAERAGVPKGLVHYYFRRKPDLLTALVGRLPSDVVDPAEVVVAGDVAASLHRLVDALDRALDASAVLSHLLWREADTHPAVLAELEDRFDRLVGVIRAVVSAARPAGAPPADVDSAAQLLAAAVSHRHSVARHADDGQDAMHRELRFLAAALAAGAGA, encoded by the coding sequence GTGACCGACGAGCCGGGGGCACGCGACCGGATACTGGCCGCGGCCGAGGAGCTGTTCGCCCGCGACGGCTTCGACGCCACCCCGACCTCCCGCATCGCGGAGCGGGCCGGGGTCCCCAAGGGCCTCGTGCACTACTACTTCCGGCGCAAGCCCGACCTGCTGACCGCGCTGGTCGGGCGGCTGCCGTCGGACGTCGTCGACCCGGCCGAGGTCGTGGTCGCCGGCGACGTCGCCGCGAGCCTGCACCGCCTCGTCGACGCCCTCGACCGCGCGCTCGACGCCTCCGCCGTGCTCTCCCACCTGCTCTGGCGCGAGGCCGACACCCATCCCGCGGTGCTCGCCGAGCTGGAGGACCGCTTCGACCGGCTCGTCGGGGTGATCCGGGCGGTCGTCTCGGCGGCCCGCCCGGCCGGCGCCCCGCCCGCCGACGTCGACAGCGCGGCCCAGCTCCTCGCGGCCGCCGTCAGCCACCGGCACTCGGTGGCCCGGCACGCCGACGACGGCCAGGACGCCATGCACCGCGAGCTGCGGTTCCTCGCCGCCGCGCTGGCCGCCGGGGCGGGCGCCTGA
- a CDS encoding SPW repeat domain-containing protein produces the protein MTPRSWQRWQDWAVVVIGVLTALTPVVAATSTAAVWTLVVFGVLVAATGLWSLARPGSAASEYVHVALGVLLFISPWVFAYTAFAGAAWTSWVAGVLVVGAGLAALPAATAQHRGLAGQH, from the coding sequence ATGACCCCGAGGTCATGGCAGCGGTGGCAGGACTGGGCGGTAGTGGTGATCGGCGTGCTCACGGCGTTGACGCCGGTCGTGGCGGCGACCAGCACCGCCGCGGTGTGGACGCTGGTCGTGTTCGGCGTCCTCGTCGCGGCCACCGGGCTCTGGTCGCTGGCCCGGCCGGGTTCGGCGGCCAGCGAGTACGTCCACGTGGCACTCGGCGTGCTGCTGTTCATCTCGCCCTGGGTGTTCGCGTACACCGCGTTCGCCGGGGCGGCGTGGACGTCCTGGGTGGCCGGTGTGCTGGTCGTCGGCGCGGGGCTCGCCGCCCTGCCCGCGGCCACCGCGCAGCACCGCGGGCTGGCCGGGCAGCACTGA